The Crateriforma spongiae DNA window TAGTCGCGTTGGACCTCCGCCGGTGCGTCGCCGATGCGGTGCCGTAGGATCATTGCATAGTGAATCTGACTTTCCTGGCTGGGCGCATCGTTCAGCTGCGCGATGACACGGGGCACGATGCCGTCGGCGTTGACGAACACCAGCAAACGTGCCAGTTCGCGGTCCAGATTGTCCTTTCCGCTGGGAAAGCGATCGTTCAACTGGGCGACGATCTGTTGACGCTGGGCGTCCGAGGGCGTGGCGACCTGGTCACCGGCATGCAACCGCAGGAACGTCAACGCGTAGGCTCGCGTTAGGTCAATGACCGACTGGTCATCTAGGGAATCGACGTCAATGTCGCCAAGAGCCGCCAAAACCTGGCCGCGATGATCGGGCGTTCCGACGCGAGCGATGGCCACGGCGGCCTGGATCACGGCGCGATCGTTTTCCGATTTCAGTGCTGCGTTGATCCACTGGGCCACGTCGTGGTGTTCCAGGGCGATCCGCGATGCAAAACGGATGGCTCGGTCGTCGTGGCCCAAATTGCGTACGGCCAAATTCAATGCGACGTCGGTCGGTTGTCCGGTGTGCAGTTTCTCGATCCGGTGGCGAAGCCGACGCAAGTCCTTGGCGGTGTCATCGGATTTCGGTGCGGCCGAGTCGTCTTCGTCGCCCACGTAGCGGATTCGATACAAACCGCTTTGGGCCCGGCGACCGCCGATGGTGAAGTACATCGCTCCGTCACCGGGATGAAAGGCGATGTCGGTCACCGGCAACGGCGCGCCGGTGGCGAAGGTAACGAATTCACCGGAGTAAGTGGCCCCATCGGGACGCAGGAACACCGCGTGAATGTTGCCATAGCTCCAGTCAGCGATATACAACGCGTTTCGGTACTGTTGGGGAAAACCACTGTCGTATCCGAAGGCGATGCCCGTCGGCGATCCTGGGCCGATATCGACGGCGGCACCGAACGAATCGGGGTAATAGGCCGGCCATTTTCCGGTTCCGTTTCGCCAGCCGAACTCAGCACCGCTGATCACGTGATTGACTCGGGTCGGGCGGTACCACGGCGTGCCGACATCCCATTCCATATCGGCGTCATAGGTGAACAGTTCGCCGTCGGTATTGAACGCGATGTCATAGTGGTTGCGGAATCCGGTCGCGATCAATTCGCGATTGCCGCCATCGGGATCGAACGCGACGACGAAGCCACCCGGTGCCATCCGGTTGGCGTTGTGACCGCGGGCATCCGGCATGCGGCCCAGCAGATGGTCTTCGTCCCAGACTTTAGGGACTCGGCTGATGGCCAAGTCATCGGGCAAGTTCGTGTTGTTGCCCGCGCACGTCACGATCCGTTTTCCGTCGGGCGTCAGCACCATGGCGTGGGGACCGTGTTCGCTGCCACCGTTCATCGGCAAGATGTGTTCTTTCTTGTCGTACTGGTCATCGCCGTCGGTATCGGTCAGACGCCAAACACCGCTGGGAAAGTCACGGGAATTGACGTTGGCGTACAGCGAACCGAACGCACACAACAGACCCTGTGCACCCGCGAATTCGATGTCCAGCTTTTCCACGTCGGCCGCATCACCGCTGACATCGATGCGGTACAGCGCCCCGTATTGATCACACGCGATAAATCGCCCTTGCGGGTCCACGGTCAAACTGACCCAAGATCCCTGGCCATCGGCCTCACTGCCGCCTTTCCCGGGAACTTCATAAACCAAGTCGACGGCAAACCCATCGGTCACACGGATTTGATCCGGTGGTGTGACGCCCAAGCCGCCGGCGTGTGAGTGCGGTGATAGCGGGATCAAACAAAGCAATCCCGTCAACGTGAAGGCAATGGTTCGGAAGGTCGGTGCGGCTGGCATGAACGGCGTCAAGATGGTGCGAGGGGGGGAAACGGCGGGAAGCCCACTTGTCGGTGGAGCATTTTGTCACATCCTAACTGGTTAACGGAGCCGGCTCCAACGTTGACCGGGGCGAATTGTCGCGACAACGAAACGCTGCCGCCAATATTCGGCACAATGCAGGGGATCAGCCGCTGTATCCGCTCGGCCAGCGTCCGGTGGGAACGCGTCTCCCACCCCAACGATCGATCCACTGACCCACGCCACTTTTCACCCCAATCGAGAATGCTATGTCAATGATGAAGGAACGGGCCACCATGCAACGCAGCCTCGGATGGGATCGTGAAATCGCGACCTCGCCCGGTGTCCGCGACAATCTGCGGAATTACATCACCCTGCATTTGGCCGCCGCGGGGCTGCAGCCGCCAGAACAGAACACGGTCGAAGACAGTCTGGGCGAATTCTCCGCACAGATGCTGGAATCGCTGCGGCAAAAGAACCGGTTGTTGACCAGTTATCGCGCTCCGGTGGATGCCCGCATCGAAGGATTTCTGAACCGCTATTTCGGTGACCTAATCGGCGATTGTCCCGTCGAACTGCCCAACCAGTCGTTGACCTTGGACCGCCACGGAATGGCGCGGGAGCTAAGCCTGCCCGTCGATGGGGACAAATTCGAAAATGACTTGATCAAATCTTATCGCTGTGAAAACGGGATCCTGAACAATCCCCGTCACGACCGGCGAACGACCGCGGGAACGTTTCACATTGTCGAAGGCGGGCTGCCCATCCCCGGTGATAAGCGATCGGTGCCTCGCGAGACCGCTTTGCGTCTGTTCCGTGCGGCGATGACGCCACCCCAGGATTCGATGCTGTTGCCCTACACGTCGCAATCCAAGCAACCCGGACACACTTGGGTGTCGTTGTTGCTGCGGCCGTTGGTGTGTCCCGAGGTCCCCGGGGTCTGTGTGGCCAAGTCGATTGAGATGCGTTTCTATGCACCGGCATCACTGGTCAGCAACTTGGACTTTGTCGAATCCATCTTCGGCAACGCCGGTGATCCCATGGTGCCGGAAAACGATGCCGGATTGGATGTGGAACACTGGAGCGGGCACACCGGATGCGCGATCCTGGCGCCTCATTTGTCCGAGCTGACAAAAAAGGAACTGGGGCTGCCCCACTACGACGACGCAACCGAACGCCAACGTCGCGATTCGATGTGTTGGAAGGACGAGAACGAGAAATACAACGACGGCAGCGCGTTCAAGTTGGCGTGTCGCGATGAAGCGGGCGTGATGGTGACCCTGATTGCCGACAACTATTACGGCTACTGTAAAAAGGAAGTTAAAACACAGATCAGCTTCGCCGCCAATTTGATGGGCAACGTCGAAGAGGAACACGCCGGTGGCGCGTTGGCGTTTGCGTCTTATTCCTTGGGAGAAGAATTCCAAGTCAACAGCCGCCGGTACAACGGTCGCACGTTTGCCGATTTGGTGCGTGAATATCCCAGCTTTATTGAACCGCAACCTAGCGGCTATGGCATCGATCGCCAGCATCCCGGTGTGATTTATATCCCCGAAAACGCGTTCGTCACGTTGAAGGAACGTTGCATTCGCTGGGAACACGACGGCAAAGAAGTCCGCATTAAACTTTCACCGGACAACGAATACATCACACCGTCGGGTTACCGGATTCGCTTGGAAAAACACCCCAATGCACCGTCTTGGCGTTTGGTCGGGACGATCGGCGAAGGTATTGCCTGCCACAAACCTTGCACGGTCAGCGGCGGTGGAAAAAGCGAAATCAGCAAGAGCCTGCGGGATTACATGTTGTACGGGCCGATCTTTATCGCCGACCGTGATAAAGACTTTGCCAAGCTGGATGAAATCTTCAATCGATCCTATGCCGATCGTTGGCGCGACGACACCGACGACAAACCGGATTACAAAGACCGCCCCAGTCGCAGTGTGTTGGATCCGTCCCGCAGTCTGGGCAGCATGATTCAGTTGTTGACGCCACAACCGAATTACAGCGATGAATACATCCAGTGGCTGAACACGATCCCCGATCACGTTTATGCCGCGGCGTTGATCATCAAACGTTTCATGCGTGACGAAATGCGAGGCAATTGGCGCGACTTCTTTAGCGTCGACATCGTCAATGGTTCCCCCGGACATGAATTGAAATTG harbors:
- a CDS encoding c-type cytochrome; its protein translation is MPAAPTFRTIAFTLTGLLCLIPLSPHSHAGGLGVTPPDQIRVTDGFAVDLVYEVPGKGGSEADGQGSWVSLTVDPQGRFIACDQYGALYRIDVSGDAADVEKLDIEFAGAQGLLCAFGSLYANVNSRDFPSGVWRLTDTDGDDQYDKKEHILPMNGGSEHGPHAMVLTPDGKRIVTCAGNNTNLPDDLAISRVPKVWDEDHLLGRMPDARGHNANRMAPGGFVVAFDPDGGNRELIATGFRNHYDIAFNTDGELFTYDADMEWDVGTPWYRPTRVNHVISGAEFGWRNGTGKWPAYYPDSFGAAVDIGPGSPTGIAFGYDSGFPQQYRNALYIADWSYGNIHAVFLRPDGATYSGEFVTFATGAPLPVTDIAFHPGDGAMYFTIGGRRAQSGLYRIRYVGDEDDSAAPKSDDTAKDLRRLRHRIEKLHTGQPTDVALNLAVRNLGHDDRAIRFASRIALEHHDVAQWINAALKSENDRAVIQAAVAIARVGTPDHRGQVLAALGDIDVDSLDDQSVIDLTRAYALTFLRLHAGDQVATPSDAQRQQIVAQLNDRFPSGKDNLDRELARLLVFVNADGIVPRVIAQLNDAPSQESQIHYAMILRHRIGDAPAEVQRDYFAWFNRMRDARGGMSFGGFVKNIQDAAAEGLTDDARETLASVLNPPVKSDAVAEEARPLVKQWSVDDLAQHVASPGRAFDFQRGKEMFVAAQCYKCHRMGLEGGILGPDLTGAGGRFSVTDLLSSIIEPGKVISDQYGATQFLTDDGRVVVGRVINLSGNKLSVMTNMLDPSSLTSINRDTIEETAPARNSMMPSGLVDTLNEDEIADLVAYLRAGGRSDHSLYANSTSDDASAD